A genomic window from Sphingobacterium spiritivorum includes:
- a CDS encoding TolC family protein, translating into MATTLLWLAIVAALPLYAQQQQEYTLGSLWSKVEENYPGVGAKMSAIDAAKYNQRAVKGNMLPQVNAQAQNTYGTYEGSAGGFFPQPGFFNVNGSVPLDGSTTAANTFGSAIVNWELFSFGKLRKQNEAAGALYDKSVSDKDAYVLNLKKILSERYITLLYNNAKLQWTKNNAERLNDIRKITSGLSASGLRPAADSLLASSSYVQAMGEYDKWNGFKNAAYIKLLELYGDDTVNYTASANRFDNPAENSLNKVNTINPSHPILDALDKQSEYYTLSGEAQKRSSLPSINLLGGYAYRGTGISPNGKVSGAWKDGFRNTTNNFLAGIGITWNLTSLHTNRMKGEQLFKEAESTKLLHSQYEQAMQADLSASQAKIVQQYQQLQKTKLAVQQSQDAYNMYLARYKSGLITLSELLQIRILLEQAENAHIEASREYWVLLAYEAELTADFDFLFNNL; encoded by the coding sequence ATGGCAACCACATTATTATGGTTAGCCATTGTTGCTGCGCTTCCACTATATGCGCAGCAACAACAGGAATATACTTTAGGCAGCTTGTGGTCTAAAGTCGAAGAAAATTATCCCGGAGTTGGAGCCAAAATGTCGGCGATTGATGCTGCAAAGTATAACCAACGGGCGGTAAAAGGCAATATGCTGCCGCAGGTAAACGCACAGGCACAGAATACCTACGGTACTTACGAGGGAAGCGCAGGCGGATTTTTCCCACAGCCCGGCTTTTTCAATGTAAATGGTTCAGTGCCGTTAGACGGCAGTACCACCGCAGCTAATACCTTTGGCTCCGCCATTGTCAATTGGGAATTGTTCTCTTTCGGAAAGCTCCGTAAGCAAAACGAGGCTGCCGGAGCGTTGTATGATAAATCAGTGAGTGATAAAGATGCGTATGTCCTCAACCTTAAAAAGATATTATCTGAAAGATACATTACCCTTTTGTACAACAATGCCAAGTTGCAGTGGACAAAGAACAACGCCGAACGCCTGAACGATATTCGCAAAATCACTTCCGGTTTATCAGCATCAGGTCTTAGACCTGCTGCAGACAGCCTGCTTGCTTCATCGTCTTATGTACAGGCAATGGGCGAATACGATAAATGGAATGGCTTTAAAAATGCCGCTTACATCAAGCTGTTAGAACTGTACGGCGATGATACCGTTAATTATACAGCATCCGCTAACCGTTTCGACAATCCCGCCGAAAATAGCTTGAACAAGGTAAACACCATCAATCCCTCGCACCCCATTTTAGATGCTTTGGATAAACAGTCCGAGTATTACACGTTGAGCGGCGAGGCACAAAAAAGGTCTTCTTTGCCCTCTATCAATCTGTTGGGCGGTTATGCCTACCGGGGTACGGGCATCAGTCCCAACGGAAAGGTATCGGGAGCGTGGAAAGACGGGTTCAGGAATACCACCAATAATTTTTTGGCGGGTATCGGCATCACGTGGAATTTGACGAGCCTGCATACCAACCGGATGAAAGGCGAGCAACTTTTTAAAGAAGCCGAAAGTACCAAATTACTCCATTCGCAATACGAGCAGGCAATGCAGGCAGATTTGTCCGCTTCGCAGGCAAAAATCGTTCAGCAGTACCAGCAGCTTCAGAAAACGAAACTTGCCGTACAGCAGTCGCAGGATGCTTACAATATGTACCTCGCAAGGTATAAAAGCGGTTTGATCACGTTAAGCGAACTGTTACAGATACGCATTTTGCTGGAACAGGCAGAGAACGCCCACATCGAGGCTTCCCGTGAGTATTGGGTATTGCTGGCTTATGAAGCGGAGCTGACTGCCGATTTCGACTTTTTGTTTAACAACCTTTAA